From Panthera tigris isolate Pti1 chromosome F3 unlocalized genomic scaffold, P.tigris_Pti1_mat1.1 chrF3_random_Un_scaffold_81, whole genome shotgun sequence, a single genomic window includes:
- the LOC122236316 gene encoding uncharacterized protein LOC122236316 isoform X2, translating into MTLGAGAGTPGPGLGASIQGGGDRMPGRLLGSHSHAQAQRGTVNGGGGASGGWWGRVRSCQARRELAPLLAALRPAFGTPLATYARPRWPLPRAASQCAAWPPCLDCGKGWRWGWDAGLWAGRGAAMPAMPGACLSLRPSPGWGQRLQQTPASPHGGLEVRATIAAAATAAVACAAETRLEIGELTLASQGTRFSAPPSTPSYWPSASISALPAQPPSHGVRAPTAHSLPERDPWGRSGSPGPGGWGRGDREVRAGCQGDYWAPTPPLPGLQGNCEQRAGGSGGGMGWGPEPGSLAGANTSSRLARPPLDTPLAPHTLPVGGPSPAPRPRVHPGGLDWRRKGWRWGREAGMWARRWAARSAMPGACLSLHQSPKWGERLQQTPASARRGLKGRAAIAAAAAAAAVACAAENRLEMDSAGARDGVRGCSRRQYLPAGASRAAQPSPTLLLLPPLLRPGWRWMGEWRLCLVNDYPSFASRLQHPFVVQRGSLLWAGQSTTSLSSVCLLWRVPLGLKEGETGYCVFQECRICARTGLTPVLHTRTRW; encoded by the exons ATGACCCTAGGGGCGGGAGCGGGAACCCCGGGCCCGGGGTTGGGGGCTTCGATACAGGGAGGTGGGGACCGGATGCCAGGGAGACTATTGGGCTCCCACTCCCACGCCCAGGCCCAGCGGGGCACTGTGAACGGAGGTGGGGGGGCCTCCGGTGGGTGGTGGGGCAGGGTCCGGAGCTGCCAAGCCAGGCGGGAGCTGGCACCTCTGCTCGCCGCGCTCCGGCCTGCCTTTGGCACCCCTCTCGCCACATACGCCCGTCCCAGGTGGCCCCTTCCCCGCGCCGCGTCCCAGTGTGCAGCCTGGCCGCCGTGCCTGGACTGcgggaaggggtggaggtggggctgggacgCGGGGCTATGGGCCGGGCGCGGGGCCGCGATGCCCGCGATGCCGGGCGCATGCCTCAGCCTCCGCCCGAGCCCGGGATGGGGTCAGAGGCTGCAGCAGACGCCAGCATCTCCCCACGGGGGCCTCGAGGTCCGCGCAACcatcgccgccgccgccaccgccgctgTTGCCTGCGCTGCTGAGACCAGGCTGGAGATAGGTGAGTTGACCCTGGCATCCCAGGGAACCCGCTTCTCAGCCCCACCATCCACGCCCTCCTACTGGCCCTCCGCCTCCATCTCTGCGCTCCCGGCACAACCACCCTCCCACGGCGTCAGGGCTCCCACAGCCCACTCCCTCCCTGAGCGTGACCCTTGGGGCAGGAGTGGGAGCCCCGGGCCCGGGGGATGGGGGCGTGGAGACAGAGAGGTGAGGGCCGGATGCCAGGGAGACTATTGGGCTCCGACGCCCCCCCTCCCAGGCCTACAGGGGAACTGCGAGCAAAGGGCAGGGGGCTCTGGTGGGGGAATGGGATGGGGTCCGGAGCCGGGGAGCCTGGCGGGAGCCAACACCTCTTCTCGCCTAGCTCGGCCTCCCCTTGACACCCCTCTCGCCCCACACACCCTTCCCGTGGGGGGGCCCTCCCCCGCGCCGCGTCCCAGGGTGCACCCTGGCGGCCTTGACTGGAGGCggaaggggtggaggtgggggcgtgAGGCAGGGATGTGGGCCAGGCGCTGGGCCGCAAGGTCCGCGATGCCGGGCGCGTGCCTCAGCCTCCACCAGAGCCCGAAATGGGGTGAGAGGCTGCAGCAGACGCCAGCATCTGCCCGCCGGGGCCTCAAGGGCCGCGCAGCCatcgctgccgccgccgccgccgctgctgttGCCTGCGCTGCTGAGAACAGGCTGGAGATGG ACTCTGCAGGAGCTCGAGATGGGGTGAGAGGCTGTAGCAGACGCCAGTATCTCCCCGCTGGGGCCTCGAGGGCCGCGCAGCCATCGCCGACGCTGCTGCTGTTGCCTCCGCTGCTGAGACCAGGCTGGAGATGG ATGGGGGAATGGAGGCTCTGTCTTGTTAACGACTACCCATCCTTTGCCTCTCGGCTTCAGCATCCGTTCGTTGTTCAGAGAGGCTCCTTGCTGTGGGCTGGGCAGAGCaccacttctctttcttcagtgtGTTTGCTGTGGCGTGTTCCACTAGGCC TGAAAGAAGGGGAAACAGGCTACTGTGTTTTCCAAGAATGTAGGATCTGTGCAAGAACAGGATTAACACCAGTGTTACACACAAGAACCAG ATGGTGA
- the LOC122236316 gene encoding translation initiation factor IF-2-like isoform X7 — translation MGRETAAEATISQPGAPGAAEPMPLPPPPPPPPPLLPPLLRPGWRWVRATIAAAATAAVACAAETRLEIGELTLASQGTRFSAPPSTPSYWPSASISALPAQPPSHGVRAPTAHSLPERDPWGRSGSPGPGGWGRGDREVRAGCQGDYWAPTPPLPGLQGNCEQRAGGSGGGMGWGPEPGSLAGANTSSRLARPPLDTPLAPHTLPVGGPSPAPRPRVHPGGLDWRRKGWRWGREAGMWARRWAARSAMPGACLSLHQSPKWGERLQQTPASARRGLKGRAAIAAAAAAAAVACAAENRLEMDSAGARDGVRGCSRRQYLPAGASRAAQPSPTLLLLPPLLRPGWRWMGEWRLCLVNDYPSFASRLQHPFVVQRGSLLWAGQSTTSLSSVCLLWRVPLGLKEGETGYCVFQECRICARTGLTPVLHTRTRSEEDLIVNCKMMG, via the exons ATGGGACGAGAGACTGCGGCGGAAGCCACCATCTCCCAGCCTGGGGCTCCGGGAGCCGCGGAGCCaatgccgctgccgccgccgccgccgccgccgccgccgctgttGCCTCCGCTGCTGAGACCAGGCTGGAGATGG GTCCGCGCAACcatcgccgccgccgccaccgccgctgTTGCCTGCGCTGCTGAGACCAGGCTGGAGATAGGTGAGTTGACCCTGGCATCCCAGGGAACCCGCTTCTCAGCCCCACCATCCACGCCCTCCTACTGGCCCTCCGCCTCCATCTCTGCGCTCCCGGCACAACCACCCTCCCACGGCGTCAGGGCTCCCACAGCCCACTCCCTCCCTGAGCGTGACCCTTGGGGCAGGAGTGGGAGCCCCGGGCCCGGGGGATGGGGGCGTGGAGACAGAGAGGTGAGGGCCGGATGCCAGGGAGACTATTGGGCTCCGACGCCCCCCCTCCCAGGCCTACAGGGGAACTGCGAGCAAAGGGCAGGGGGCTCTGGTGGGGGAATGGGATGGGGTCCGGAGCCGGGGAGCCTGGCGGGAGCCAACACCTCTTCTCGCCTAGCTCGGCCTCCCCTTGACACCCCTCTCGCCCCACACACCCTTCCCGTGGGGGGGCCCTCCCCCGCGCCGCGTCCCAGGGTGCACCCTGGCGGCCTTGACTGGAGGCggaaggggtggaggtgggggcgtgAGGCAGGGATGTGGGCCAGGCGCTGGGCCGCAAGGTCCGCGATGCCGGGCGCGTGCCTCAGCCTCCACCAGAGCCCGAAATGGGGTGAGAGGCTGCAGCAGACGCCAGCATCTGCCCGCCGGGGCCTCAAGGGCCGCGCAGCCatcgctgccgccgccgccgccgctgctgttGCCTGCGCTGCTGAGAACAGGCTGGAGATGG ACTCTGCAGGAGCTCGAGATGGGGTGAGAGGCTGTAGCAGACGCCAGTATCTCCCCGCTGGGGCCTCGAGGGCCGCGCAGCCATCGCCGACGCTGCTGCTGTTGCCTCCGCTGCTGAGACCAGGCTGGAGATGG ATGGGGGAATGGAGGCTCTGTCTTGTTAACGACTACCCATCCTTTGCCTCTCGGCTTCAGCATCCGTTCGTTGTTCAGAGAGGCTCCTTGCTGTGGGCTGGGCAGAGCaccacttctctttcttcagtgtGTTTGCTGTGGCGTGTTCCACTAGGCC TGAAAGAAGGGGAAACAGGCTACTGTGTTTTCCAAGAATGTAGGATCTGTGCAAGAACAGGATTAACACCAGTGTTACACACAAGAACCAGGTCAGAAGAGGATCTCATTGTGAATTGCAAGATGATGGGTTAG
- the LOC122236316 gene encoding myb-related transcription factor, partner of profilin-like isoform X9 yields MGRETAAEATISQPGAPGAAEPMPLPPPPPPPPPLLPPLLRPGWRWVRATIAAAATAAVACAAETRLEIASTRARNGVRGCSRRQHLPAGASRAAQPSLPPPPPLLLPALLRTGWRWTLQELEMG; encoded by the exons ATGGGACGAGAGACTGCGGCGGAAGCCACCATCTCCCAGCCTGGGGCTCCGGGAGCCGCGGAGCCaatgccgctgccgccgccgccgccgccgccgccgccgctgttGCCTCCGCTGCTGAGACCAGGCTGGAGATGG GTCCGCGCAACcatcgccgccgccgccaccgccgctgTTGCCTGCGCTGCTGAGACCAGGCTGGAGATAG CCTCCACCAGAGCCCGAAATGGGGTGAGAGGCTGCAGCAGACGCCAGCATCTGCCCGCCGGGGCCTCAAGGGCCGCGCAGCCatcgctgccgccgccgccgccgctgctgttGCCTGCGCTGCTGAGAACAGGCTGGAGATGG ACTCTGCAGGAGCTCGAGATGGGGTGA
- the LOC122236316 gene encoding uncharacterized protein LOC122236316 isoform X3: protein MTLGAGAGTPGPGLGASIQGGGDRMPGRLLGSHSHAQAQRGTVNGGGGASGGWWGRVRSCQARRELAPLLAALRPAFGTPLATYARPRWPLPRAASQCAAWPPCLDCGKGWRWGWDAGLWAGRGAAMPAMPGACLSLRPSPGWGQRLQQTPASPHGGLEVRATIAAAATAAVACAAETRLEIGELTLASQGTRFSAPPSTPSYWPSASISALPAQPPSHGVRAPTAHSLPERDPWGRSGSPGPGGWGRGDREVRAGCQGDYWAPTPPLPGLQGNCEQRAGGSGGGMGWGPEPGSLAGANTSSRLARPPLDTPLAPHTLPVGGPSPAPRPRVHPGGLDWRRKGWRWGREAGMWARRWAARSAMPGACLSLHQSPKWGERLQQTPASARRGLKGRAAIAAAAAAAAVACAAENRLEMDSAGARDGVRGCSRRQYLPAGASRAAQPSPTLLLLPPLLRPGWRWEQIRMLRKTLYPARIFMDL, encoded by the exons ATGACCCTAGGGGCGGGAGCGGGAACCCCGGGCCCGGGGTTGGGGGCTTCGATACAGGGAGGTGGGGACCGGATGCCAGGGAGACTATTGGGCTCCCACTCCCACGCCCAGGCCCAGCGGGGCACTGTGAACGGAGGTGGGGGGGCCTCCGGTGGGTGGTGGGGCAGGGTCCGGAGCTGCCAAGCCAGGCGGGAGCTGGCACCTCTGCTCGCCGCGCTCCGGCCTGCCTTTGGCACCCCTCTCGCCACATACGCCCGTCCCAGGTGGCCCCTTCCCCGCGCCGCGTCCCAGTGTGCAGCCTGGCCGCCGTGCCTGGACTGcgggaaggggtggaggtggggctgggacgCGGGGCTATGGGCCGGGCGCGGGGCCGCGATGCCCGCGATGCCGGGCGCATGCCTCAGCCTCCGCCCGAGCCCGGGATGGGGTCAGAGGCTGCAGCAGACGCCAGCATCTCCCCACGGGGGCCTCGAGGTCCGCGCAACcatcgccgccgccgccaccgccgctgTTGCCTGCGCTGCTGAGACCAGGCTGGAGATAGGTGAGTTGACCCTGGCATCCCAGGGAACCCGCTTCTCAGCCCCACCATCCACGCCCTCCTACTGGCCCTCCGCCTCCATCTCTGCGCTCCCGGCACAACCACCCTCCCACGGCGTCAGGGCTCCCACAGCCCACTCCCTCCCTGAGCGTGACCCTTGGGGCAGGAGTGGGAGCCCCGGGCCCGGGGGATGGGGGCGTGGAGACAGAGAGGTGAGGGCCGGATGCCAGGGAGACTATTGGGCTCCGACGCCCCCCCTCCCAGGCCTACAGGGGAACTGCGAGCAAAGGGCAGGGGGCTCTGGTGGGGGAATGGGATGGGGTCCGGAGCCGGGGAGCCTGGCGGGAGCCAACACCTCTTCTCGCCTAGCTCGGCCTCCCCTTGACACCCCTCTCGCCCCACACACCCTTCCCGTGGGGGGGCCCTCCCCCGCGCCGCGTCCCAGGGTGCACCCTGGCGGCCTTGACTGGAGGCggaaggggtggaggtgggggcgtgAGGCAGGGATGTGGGCCAGGCGCTGGGCCGCAAGGTCCGCGATGCCGGGCGCGTGCCTCAGCCTCCACCAGAGCCCGAAATGGGGTGAGAGGCTGCAGCAGACGCCAGCATCTGCCCGCCGGGGCCTCAAGGGCCGCGCAGCCatcgctgccgccgccgccgccgctgctgttGCCTGCGCTGCTGAGAACAGGCTGGAGATGG ACTCTGCAGGAGCTCGAGATGGGGTGAGAGGCTGTAGCAGACGCCAGTATCTCCCCGCTGGGGCCTCGAGGGCCGCGCAGCCATCGCCGACGCTGCTGCTGTTGCCTCCGCTGCTGAGACCAGGCTGGAGATGG
- the LOC122236316 gene encoding uncharacterized protein LOC122236316 isoform X6 codes for MTLGAGAGTPGPGLGASIQGGGDRMPGRLLGSHSHAQAQRGTVNGGGGASGGWWGRVRSCQARRELAPLLAALRPAFGTPLATYARPRWPLPRAASQCAAWPPCLDCGKGWRWGWDAGLWAGRGAAMPAMPGACLSLRPSPGWGQRLQQTPASPHGGLEVRATIAAAATAAVACAAETRLEIGELTLASQGTRFSAPPSTPSYWPSASISALPAQPPSHGVRAPTAHSLPERDPWGRSGSPGPGGWGRGDREVRAGCQGDYWAPTPPLPGLQGNCEQRAGGSGGGMGWGPEPGSLAGANTSSRLARPPLDTPLAPHTLPVGGPSPAPRPRVHPGGLDWRRKGWRWGREAGMWARRWAARSAMPGACLSLHQSPKWGERLQQTPASARRGLKGRAAIAAAAAAAAVACAAENRLEMDSAGARDGVRGCSRRQYLPAGASRAAQPSPTLLLLPPLLRPGWRW; via the exons ATGACCCTAGGGGCGGGAGCGGGAACCCCGGGCCCGGGGTTGGGGGCTTCGATACAGGGAGGTGGGGACCGGATGCCAGGGAGACTATTGGGCTCCCACTCCCACGCCCAGGCCCAGCGGGGCACTGTGAACGGAGGTGGGGGGGCCTCCGGTGGGTGGTGGGGCAGGGTCCGGAGCTGCCAAGCCAGGCGGGAGCTGGCACCTCTGCTCGCCGCGCTCCGGCCTGCCTTTGGCACCCCTCTCGCCACATACGCCCGTCCCAGGTGGCCCCTTCCCCGCGCCGCGTCCCAGTGTGCAGCCTGGCCGCCGTGCCTGGACTGcgggaaggggtggaggtggggctgggacgCGGGGCTATGGGCCGGGCGCGGGGCCGCGATGCCCGCGATGCCGGGCGCATGCCTCAGCCTCCGCCCGAGCCCGGGATGGGGTCAGAGGCTGCAGCAGACGCCAGCATCTCCCCACGGGGGCCTCGAGGTCCGCGCAACcatcgccgccgccgccaccgccgctgTTGCCTGCGCTGCTGAGACCAGGCTGGAGATAGGTGAGTTGACCCTGGCATCCCAGGGAACCCGCTTCTCAGCCCCACCATCCACGCCCTCCTACTGGCCCTCCGCCTCCATCTCTGCGCTCCCGGCACAACCACCCTCCCACGGCGTCAGGGCTCCCACAGCCCACTCCCTCCCTGAGCGTGACCCTTGGGGCAGGAGTGGGAGCCCCGGGCCCGGGGGATGGGGGCGTGGAGACAGAGAGGTGAGGGCCGGATGCCAGGGAGACTATTGGGCTCCGACGCCCCCCCTCCCAGGCCTACAGGGGAACTGCGAGCAAAGGGCAGGGGGCTCTGGTGGGGGAATGGGATGGGGTCCGGAGCCGGGGAGCCTGGCGGGAGCCAACACCTCTTCTCGCCTAGCTCGGCCTCCCCTTGACACCCCTCTCGCCCCACACACCCTTCCCGTGGGGGGGCCCTCCCCCGCGCCGCGTCCCAGGGTGCACCCTGGCGGCCTTGACTGGAGGCggaaggggtggaggtgggggcgtgAGGCAGGGATGTGGGCCAGGCGCTGGGCCGCAAGGTCCGCGATGCCGGGCGCGTGCCTCAGCCTCCACCAGAGCCCGAAATGGGGTGAGAGGCTGCAGCAGACGCCAGCATCTGCCCGCCGGGGCCTCAAGGGCCGCGCAGCCatcgctgccgccgccgccgccgctgctgttGCCTGCGCTGCTGAGAACAGGCTGGAGATGG ACTCTGCAGGAGCTCGAGATGGGGTGAGAGGCTGTAGCAGACGCCAGTATCTCCCCGCTGGGGCCTCGAGGGCCGCGCAGCCATCGCCGACGCTGCTGCTGTTGCCTCCGCTGCTGAGACCAGGCTGGAGATGG TGA
- the LOC122236316 gene encoding uncharacterized protein LOC122236316 isoform X5, which produces MTLGAGAGTPGPGLGASIQGGGDRMPGRLLGSHSHAQAQRGTVNGGGGASGGWWGRVRSCQARRELAPLLAALRPAFGTPLATYARPRWPLPRAASQCAAWPPCLDCGKGWRWGWDAGLWAGRGAAMPAMPGACLSLRPSPGWGQRLQQTPASPHGGLEVRATIAAAATAAVACAAETRLEIGELTLASQGTRFSAPPSTPSYWPSASISALPAQPPSHGVRAPTAHSLPERDPWGRSGSPGPGGWGRGDREVRAGCQGDYWAPTPPLPGLQGNCEQRAGGSGGGMGWGPEPGSLAGANTSSRLARPPLDTPLAPHTLPVGGPSPAPRPRVHPGGLDWRRKGWRWGREAGMWARRWAARSAMPGACLSLHQSPKWGERLQQTPASARRGLKGRAAIAAAAAAAAVACAAENRLEMDSAGARDGVRGCSRRQYLPAGASRAAQPSPTLLLLPPLLRPGWRWVS; this is translated from the exons ATGACCCTAGGGGCGGGAGCGGGAACCCCGGGCCCGGGGTTGGGGGCTTCGATACAGGGAGGTGGGGACCGGATGCCAGGGAGACTATTGGGCTCCCACTCCCACGCCCAGGCCCAGCGGGGCACTGTGAACGGAGGTGGGGGGGCCTCCGGTGGGTGGTGGGGCAGGGTCCGGAGCTGCCAAGCCAGGCGGGAGCTGGCACCTCTGCTCGCCGCGCTCCGGCCTGCCTTTGGCACCCCTCTCGCCACATACGCCCGTCCCAGGTGGCCCCTTCCCCGCGCCGCGTCCCAGTGTGCAGCCTGGCCGCCGTGCCTGGACTGcgggaaggggtggaggtggggctgggacgCGGGGCTATGGGCCGGGCGCGGGGCCGCGATGCCCGCGATGCCGGGCGCATGCCTCAGCCTCCGCCCGAGCCCGGGATGGGGTCAGAGGCTGCAGCAGACGCCAGCATCTCCCCACGGGGGCCTCGAGGTCCGCGCAACcatcgccgccgccgccaccgccgctgTTGCCTGCGCTGCTGAGACCAGGCTGGAGATAGGTGAGTTGACCCTGGCATCCCAGGGAACCCGCTTCTCAGCCCCACCATCCACGCCCTCCTACTGGCCCTCCGCCTCCATCTCTGCGCTCCCGGCACAACCACCCTCCCACGGCGTCAGGGCTCCCACAGCCCACTCCCTCCCTGAGCGTGACCCTTGGGGCAGGAGTGGGAGCCCCGGGCCCGGGGGATGGGGGCGTGGAGACAGAGAGGTGAGGGCCGGATGCCAGGGAGACTATTGGGCTCCGACGCCCCCCCTCCCAGGCCTACAGGGGAACTGCGAGCAAAGGGCAGGGGGCTCTGGTGGGGGAATGGGATGGGGTCCGGAGCCGGGGAGCCTGGCGGGAGCCAACACCTCTTCTCGCCTAGCTCGGCCTCCCCTTGACACCCCTCTCGCCCCACACACCCTTCCCGTGGGGGGGCCCTCCCCCGCGCCGCGTCCCAGGGTGCACCCTGGCGGCCTTGACTGGAGGCggaaggggtggaggtgggggcgtgAGGCAGGGATGTGGGCCAGGCGCTGGGCCGCAAGGTCCGCGATGCCGGGCGCGTGCCTCAGCCTCCACCAGAGCCCGAAATGGGGTGAGAGGCTGCAGCAGACGCCAGCATCTGCCCGCCGGGGCCTCAAGGGCCGCGCAGCCatcgctgccgccgccgccgccgctgctgttGCCTGCGCTGCTGAGAACAGGCTGGAGATGG ACTCTGCAGGAGCTCGAGATGGGGTGAGAGGCTGTAGCAGACGCCAGTATCTCCCCGCTGGGGCCTCGAGGGCCGCGCAGCCATCGCCGACGCTGCTGCTGTTGCCTCCGCTGCTGAGACCAGGCTGGAGATGGGTGAGTTGA
- the LOC122236316 gene encoding uncharacterized protein LOC122236316 isoform X1 gives MTLGAGAGTPGPGLGASIQGGGDRMPGRLLGSHSHAQAQRGTVNGGGGASGGWWGRVRSCQARRELAPLLAALRPAFGTPLATYARPRWPLPRAASQCAAWPPCLDCGKGWRWGWDAGLWAGRGAAMPAMPGACLSLRPSPGWGQRLQQTPASPHGGLEVRATIAAAATAAVACAAETRLEIGELTLASQGTRFSAPPSTPSYWPSASISALPAQPPSHGVRAPTAHSLPERDPWGRSGSPGPGGWGRGDREVRAGCQGDYWAPTPPLPGLQGNCEQRAGGSGGGMGWGPEPGSLAGANTSSRLARPPLDTPLAPHTLPVGGPSPAPRPRVHPGGLDWRRKGWRWGREAGMWARRWAARSAMPGACLSLHQSPKWGERLQQTPASARRGLKGRAAIAAAAAAAAVACAAENRLEMDSAGARDGVRGCSRRQYLPAGASRAAQPSPTLLLLPPLLRPGWRWMGEWRLCLVNDYPSFASRLQHPFVVQRGSLLWAGQSTTSLSSVCLLWRVPLGLKEGETGYCVFQECRICARTGLTPVLHTRTRSEEDLIVNCKMMG, from the exons ATGACCCTAGGGGCGGGAGCGGGAACCCCGGGCCCGGGGTTGGGGGCTTCGATACAGGGAGGTGGGGACCGGATGCCAGGGAGACTATTGGGCTCCCACTCCCACGCCCAGGCCCAGCGGGGCACTGTGAACGGAGGTGGGGGGGCCTCCGGTGGGTGGTGGGGCAGGGTCCGGAGCTGCCAAGCCAGGCGGGAGCTGGCACCTCTGCTCGCCGCGCTCCGGCCTGCCTTTGGCACCCCTCTCGCCACATACGCCCGTCCCAGGTGGCCCCTTCCCCGCGCCGCGTCCCAGTGTGCAGCCTGGCCGCCGTGCCTGGACTGcgggaaggggtggaggtggggctgggacgCGGGGCTATGGGCCGGGCGCGGGGCCGCGATGCCCGCGATGCCGGGCGCATGCCTCAGCCTCCGCCCGAGCCCGGGATGGGGTCAGAGGCTGCAGCAGACGCCAGCATCTCCCCACGGGGGCCTCGAGGTCCGCGCAACcatcgccgccgccgccaccgccgctgTTGCCTGCGCTGCTGAGACCAGGCTGGAGATAGGTGAGTTGACCCTGGCATCCCAGGGAACCCGCTTCTCAGCCCCACCATCCACGCCCTCCTACTGGCCCTCCGCCTCCATCTCTGCGCTCCCGGCACAACCACCCTCCCACGGCGTCAGGGCTCCCACAGCCCACTCCCTCCCTGAGCGTGACCCTTGGGGCAGGAGTGGGAGCCCCGGGCCCGGGGGATGGGGGCGTGGAGACAGAGAGGTGAGGGCCGGATGCCAGGGAGACTATTGGGCTCCGACGCCCCCCCTCCCAGGCCTACAGGGGAACTGCGAGCAAAGGGCAGGGGGCTCTGGTGGGGGAATGGGATGGGGTCCGGAGCCGGGGAGCCTGGCGGGAGCCAACACCTCTTCTCGCCTAGCTCGGCCTCCCCTTGACACCCCTCTCGCCCCACACACCCTTCCCGTGGGGGGGCCCTCCCCCGCGCCGCGTCCCAGGGTGCACCCTGGCGGCCTTGACTGGAGGCggaaggggtggaggtgggggcgtgAGGCAGGGATGTGGGCCAGGCGCTGGGCCGCAAGGTCCGCGATGCCGGGCGCGTGCCTCAGCCTCCACCAGAGCCCGAAATGGGGTGAGAGGCTGCAGCAGACGCCAGCATCTGCCCGCCGGGGCCTCAAGGGCCGCGCAGCCatcgctgccgccgccgccgccgctgctgttGCCTGCGCTGCTGAGAACAGGCTGGAGATGG ACTCTGCAGGAGCTCGAGATGGGGTGAGAGGCTGTAGCAGACGCCAGTATCTCCCCGCTGGGGCCTCGAGGGCCGCGCAGCCATCGCCGACGCTGCTGCTGTTGCCTCCGCTGCTGAGACCAGGCTGGAGATGG ATGGGGGAATGGAGGCTCTGTCTTGTTAACGACTACCCATCCTTTGCCTCTCGGCTTCAGCATCCGTTCGTTGTTCAGAGAGGCTCCTTGCTGTGGGCTGGGCAGAGCaccacttctctttcttcagtgtGTTTGCTGTGGCGTGTTCCACTAGGCC TGAAAGAAGGGGAAACAGGCTACTGTGTTTTCCAAGAATGTAGGATCTGTGCAAGAACAGGATTAACACCAGTGTTACACACAAGAACCAGGTCAGAAGAGGATCTCATTGTGAATTGCAAGATGATGGGTTAG
- the LOC122236316 gene encoding uncharacterized protein LOC122236316 isoform X4: MTLGAGAGTPGPGLGASIQGGGDRMPGRLLGSHSHAQAQRGTVNGGGGASGGWWGRVRSCQARRELAPLLAALRPAFGTPLATYARPRWPLPRAASQCAAWPPCLDCGKGWRWGWDAGLWAGRGAAMPAMPGACLSLRPSPGWGQRLQQTPASPHGGLEVRATIAAAATAAVACAAETRLEIGELTLASQGTRFSAPPSTPSYWPSASISALPAQPPSHGVRAPTAHSLPERDPWGRSGSPGPGGWGRGDREVRAGCQGDYWAPTPPLPGLQGNCEQRAGGSGGGMGWGPEPGSLAGANTSSRLARPPLDTPLAPHTLPVGGPSPAPRPRVHPGGLDWRRKGWRWGREAGMWARRWAARSAMPGACLSLHQSPKWGERLQQTPASARRGLKGRAAIAAAAAAAAVACAAENRLEMDSAGARDGVRGCSRRQYLPAGASRAAQPSPTLLLLPPLLRPGWRWAFPQTWS; this comes from the exons ATGACCCTAGGGGCGGGAGCGGGAACCCCGGGCCCGGGGTTGGGGGCTTCGATACAGGGAGGTGGGGACCGGATGCCAGGGAGACTATTGGGCTCCCACTCCCACGCCCAGGCCCAGCGGGGCACTGTGAACGGAGGTGGGGGGGCCTCCGGTGGGTGGTGGGGCAGGGTCCGGAGCTGCCAAGCCAGGCGGGAGCTGGCACCTCTGCTCGCCGCGCTCCGGCCTGCCTTTGGCACCCCTCTCGCCACATACGCCCGTCCCAGGTGGCCCCTTCCCCGCGCCGCGTCCCAGTGTGCAGCCTGGCCGCCGTGCCTGGACTGcgggaaggggtggaggtggggctgggacgCGGGGCTATGGGCCGGGCGCGGGGCCGCGATGCCCGCGATGCCGGGCGCATGCCTCAGCCTCCGCCCGAGCCCGGGATGGGGTCAGAGGCTGCAGCAGACGCCAGCATCTCCCCACGGGGGCCTCGAGGTCCGCGCAACcatcgccgccgccgccaccgccgctgTTGCCTGCGCTGCTGAGACCAGGCTGGAGATAGGTGAGTTGACCCTGGCATCCCAGGGAACCCGCTTCTCAGCCCCACCATCCACGCCCTCCTACTGGCCCTCCGCCTCCATCTCTGCGCTCCCGGCACAACCACCCTCCCACGGCGTCAGGGCTCCCACAGCCCACTCCCTCCCTGAGCGTGACCCTTGGGGCAGGAGTGGGAGCCCCGGGCCCGGGGGATGGGGGCGTGGAGACAGAGAGGTGAGGGCCGGATGCCAGGGAGACTATTGGGCTCCGACGCCCCCCCTCCCAGGCCTACAGGGGAACTGCGAGCAAAGGGCAGGGGGCTCTGGTGGGGGAATGGGATGGGGTCCGGAGCCGGGGAGCCTGGCGGGAGCCAACACCTCTTCTCGCCTAGCTCGGCCTCCCCTTGACACCCCTCTCGCCCCACACACCCTTCCCGTGGGGGGGCCCTCCCCCGCGCCGCGTCCCAGGGTGCACCCTGGCGGCCTTGACTGGAGGCggaaggggtggaggtgggggcgtgAGGCAGGGATGTGGGCCAGGCGCTGGGCCGCAAGGTCCGCGATGCCGGGCGCGTGCCTCAGCCTCCACCAGAGCCCGAAATGGGGTGAGAGGCTGCAGCAGACGCCAGCATCTGCCCGCCGGGGCCTCAAGGGCCGCGCAGCCatcgctgccgccgccgccgccgctgctgttGCCTGCGCTGCTGAGAACAGGCTGGAGATGG ACTCTGCAGGAGCTCGAGATGGGGTGAGAGGCTGTAGCAGACGCCAGTATCTCCCCGCTGGGGCCTCGAGGGCCGCGCAGCCATCGCCGACGCTGCTGCTGTTGCCTCCGCTGCTGAGACCAGGCTGGAGATGG